The DNA region AACCACCAGATGAAGAAGCTGACGGGCAAGGAGTTCCGCGCGATGCGCGACCTGCTCGAACTGCCCATTCCCGACCGCGAGTTGAACGACGAGCTGGTGCCCTACGCCCATCCGGGCCCCGACTCCCCCGAGGTGCGCTACCTCCAGGAGCGCCGTGCCGCGCTCGGCGGCCCCGCACCCGCACGGAAGGTGCACCCGGTGGGGCTGCCCGAGCCGTCGGCGAAGCCGTTCGAGACGCTGAGGAAGGGCTCCGGGAGCCAGGAGATCGCCACGACGATGGCGTTCGTACGGCTGGTGAAGGACCTGATGAAGGAGAAGGAGACCGGCCGCCGCTGGGTGCCGGTCGTGCCGGACGAGGCACGCACCTTCGGAATGGAGTCCCTCTTCCCCTCGGCGGGGATCTACTCGCCCCTCGGCCAGAACTACGACCCCGTCGACCGCGACCAACTCCTCTACTACAAGGAGTCGTCGGACGGGCAGATCCTCAACGAGGGGATCACGGAGGCCGGTTCGCTCGCGGACTTCACCGCGGCGGCCACGTCGTACGCCACGCACGGCGAGCCGATGATCCCCTTCTACATCTTCTACTCGATGTTCGGCTTCCAGCGCACCGGCGACCAGTTCTGGTCGCTGGCCGACCAGTTGGGTCGGGGCTTCGTCATCGGCGCCACCGCGGGCCGTACGACGATGACCGGCGAGGGACTTCAGCACGCGGACGGCCACTCGCCGCTGCTGGCGTCCACCAACCCGGCCGTCGTCACCTACGACCCGGCGTTCGCCTACGAGGTCGGCGCCGTGGTGAGGGACGGGCTGCGCCGCATGTACGGGCCCGATCCGTCCCGCAACGAGGACGTCGTCTACTACCTCACGGTCTACAACGAGCCGAAGCCCCAGCCGCCGCAGCCCGCAGGGGACGCGGTCGAGGAGGGCATCCTCAAGGGCCTCTACCGGTTCCGGACGGCGGAGGACGCCGCCGGGTCCGAGGGCCGGAGCGCGGTCCCCGAACCGGGCTCGCCCCGCATCCAGTTGCTCGCGAGCGGCACCGCCATCCACTGGGCGCTGGACGCTCAGCGGCTGCTGGCCGAGGAGTGGGACGTCAGCGCGGACGTGTGGTCGGCGACGTCGTGGAGCGAGCTGCGGCGGGACGCGCTGGAGTGCGACGCCGCGCAGTTGCGGGGCGAGGAGCGCACGCCGTATGTGACGCGTGTGCTGGAGGGCGCCCCTGGGCCGGTGCTCGCGGTCAGCGACTGGATGCGGGCCGTGCCGGACCAGATCAGCCAGTGGGTGCCGCAGGACTGGACGTCGCTCGGCACGGACGGCTTCGGCCTCTCCGGCACCCGGGAGGCGGTGCGCCGGCACTTCGGCGTGGACGCCGAGTCGGTCGTCGTGGCGGCGCTGGCGCAGCTCGCACGCCGGGGCGAGGTCAAGCAGGAGACGGTGCGGAAGGCCGCCGAGAGCTACGGCCTGGCCTGATCCGGGCGGTCGCCCCGGTCCTCGCCGCAGGGCCGGGGCGAGCGGGCCGCGCCGCTGTGGCCCCGTGGGTCCCCGTGGTGCGAGGCCGCGGGGACCTGCCGCCACAGTGGTTCACTGGCGCACCGGCTCGGCGCAGAATGCTGCCATGCGCGCGGCCCGGCTGATCAAGATGGTGCTTCTGCTCCAGACGCGCCGTGCCAT from Streptomyces marispadix includes:
- the aceE gene encoding pyruvate dehydrogenase (acetyl-transferring), homodimeric type: MPRPVRNRPSELDQLLDRDPQETAEWRESLDAVVANAGPERAAYLMRRVLEHAGRPGLRPLETDYVNTVPTAAEPEFPGDLELESRITAWNRWNAAAMVTRGSRFGLGGHIATFASAAWLYETGFQHFFRGKDGLEPGASGGSGDQLYIQGHASPGVYARAFLDGRLTEADLDRFRQETGPGGLPSYPHPRRLPWLWEFPTVSMGIGPINAVYQARFNRYLTDRGIKDTSASHVWAFLGDGEMDEPESTAALALAGRERLDNLTFVVNCNLQRLDGPVRANFKIVQELEAQFRAAGWNVVKSLWGSEWDELLRLDTTGALVRRLREVPDAQFQTYATRDAAYIREHFFGADPQLAETARLLSDEKIAACFRTSRAGHEPRKVYAAYRAAVEHEGAPTVVLAQTVKGWTLGPGFESRNANHQMKKLTGKEFRAMRDLLELPIPDRELNDELVPYAHPGPDSPEVRYLQERRAALGGPAPARKVHPVGLPEPSAKPFETLRKGSGSQEIATTMAFVRLVKDLMKEKETGRRWVPVVPDEARTFGMESLFPSAGIYSPLGQNYDPVDRDQLLYYKESSDGQILNEGITEAGSLADFTAAATSYATHGEPMIPFYIFYSMFGFQRTGDQFWSLADQLGRGFVIGATAGRTTMTGEGLQHADGHSPLLASTNPAVVTYDPAFAYEVGAVVRDGLRRMYGPDPSRNEDVVYYLTVYNEPKPQPPQPAGDAVEEGILKGLYRFRTAEDAAGSEGRSAVPEPGSPRIQLLASGTAIHWALDAQRLLAEEWDVSADVWSATSWSELRRDALECDAAQLRGEERTPYVTRVLEGAPGPVLAVSDWMRAVPDQISQWVPQDWTSLGTDGFGLSGTREAVRRHFGVDAESVVVAALAQLARRGEVKQETVRKAAESYGLA